The following DNA comes from Rhinatrema bivittatum chromosome 17, aRhiBiv1.1, whole genome shotgun sequence.
TTTAATATTGATTTGGCACCCAGAGGATGCGACTTGTATTGAGGAACACTCAATACAAGCACCCGTTTTGACGCatgtcttattgcattggcccctaggtgggcacttggtctttttctgccatctgctCAATAATGAATGCAATAAAAAGCAAAAGGGCAAGCAAACCGATATAGCCACtacagggttaaaaaaaaaaaaagctctatcGCTGTTCTTAAACTGTATGGATCAGCTTCAGACTTGATATGTCACTTATAGTCTgtccaaaaaacccccccaacctATTGAAAATGTCCTGAACCTAATGAAATTGAGGGCATTTTCAAGTCACTGGAAAAGCATTCCTACTCCATGCATGGCTTCTCCTTGTTTTACTCGTCACTTTAGGAACACGTGCAAAAACTACAAACTACTCATGTACTGTACTATTTCTTAATGTAAGAGAGGCGTGCCACAATTTATGAAATAATTATTCTATCAAGATACATcgaaatataattaaaaaaaaaccctaaactcCAGATTAGATTGGTAATAAACAGAACATTCTTATCAAGTACACCTAGCAACAGTGACAGCGGCCTTGGCTGCGCTTCTTTTGTAATTCATGTGTATATGGGGAAGTGCCTTTTTCAACTTCCATAGAGCTATCATTTCCAGAAAAATAAGCAACCATAAAAGATTGATTTGAGGAAGCCGGTGGTGGAGCAAGAAATAATTAGCTAATATAAAAAGTCGTGCTTTGTTTGTTCAAGGCCCTCGGGGCAGAGTTGCACCTTTGCCAACAAGGCAGGCAAGCACTGAGCTCTGAGCCGTGGTATATTGGTATGCAAATGAGATGGAGCGCGTGCTCCCTCCTAACGGCTCCCAACAGAGGAGTGAAGTAAAAGTGAAGAAAAAAGAGGCGGGAATGTTTATCGAACCTCTGCCACGCGCCACGCGCCAAGCGCGCGAGCGCAATCAAAGAGAGAAGCGCAGCTAttggatgagccttgggggatgcAGAATGGAAAAGGGCGTGGGCGGGCGGAGCGTCGCGTGCAGCTCGCCGTGGCTCGCGAGTGCCGGCGCGTGTTGATAAGGAGGCGCATCGCGAGTAACTTGCGTCAGATGCGAATTGGCAGCGCACAAGGGAACGAGTTTTGCCAaggaggcggcggcggtgggtaGGAAAGCAGGGGGCTATTTAAAAAGCCAGAACAAGGAACTTGGCTAATTGTAAGCAAAAGTGCTGCAGCGCACGCGTTGGCCACGAGAATACCACGCTTCCaatattttgttttgtggttAGCCTTGTCATTTTTCTgtcgtgcaaaaaaaaaaaaaaagaaaggtgaatGCCAAGGATGAACAGTTGTGCACTGCAAGTGATGCCAAGTCCTTGCAAAAACTACACTTTGGAGAGTTGCAATCCCGGAGCACTGGAGTTGGTAAAAATGCAGATGGTGCACGGTACCTGCACCAGCGCCGGCTCGCTGCAGCTTGGGCAGTGCGTGCCAGGTGTTGGAGGAGGATGCGTGGTGTCCGCCGCCTCAGGACTGAAAAGCAAAGCTCCCAGGCGGCGCTCCGCCTCCCCGGAGCTGCTGCGCTGTAAAAGGCGCCTGGCCTTCCAGGGGCTCGGCCCCTTGCAACCCGGCACGGCGGCGGTGGCGCGCCGCAACGAGCGCGAGAGGAACCGCGTGAAGCTGGTGAACATGGGCTTCCAGACCCTGCGACAGCACGTCCCCAACGGCGCCGCCAGCAAGAAGATGAGCAAAGTGGAGACGCTGCGCTCGGCGGTGGAGTACATCCGAGCGCTGCAGCAGCTGCTGGACGAGCACGACGCGGTGAGCGCCGCCTTCCAGGACGGGTTGCTGCCTTCCCCGGACGGCGGcgggggcagcagcagcggctgctgctaCTCCACGTCGTCGCCGCCGCCCTCCTTCACGTCCTCCTCGCCGGGCAGGGAGGGCAGCTCGGCCCCGGGCTCCCCGCACTCCGCCTATTCGTCGGACGAGAGCGGCTACGAGGGGGCGCTGAGCTCCGAGGAGCGCGAGCTGCTGCACTTCACCAGCTGGTTCGAGCGCTACTGACCCTcgtcccccccctcccgcccccctgGCCCCGGTAAGGCTGCCCGCGTCCCCGGCGCCCTGCGAGTTGCGCGCGGAAATGCTGTTATCGCTGTCTGGCGTTTATCTGCGCCGAAATTCCAAAACTTGCGCATCGAAGAAATCTAACGTAGCCATAGGAGGCGACTCGTTTATTTTAAGTACTTAGGTTCGTTCGACTTTAGTTATATGCATCTCTCATTCCTAACGTGTCAAAATATACGTATTTCAGAATCACTATTTTGACATATACCCACCTCTCTGCCCGACGAGTTTTATGCCAAATTGCACTCGGGCTTATCACAAATAAAGTACTTTCTCTGACCCGCCCTTAAATGTAGACAAGTTTGGAATAGTTTCTAAGgttcttaaaataaatacaacGGAGTGAAGTATGTGAGCCTAATTACATATTATGGATGCTGTGATTTGATCTTTATGTTTTAAAGTCCTctctaaatgtaaaataaatttttCAATGGCTTGTGTCTTTTGATAAGAGAGGGCGTGGGGAGGGAGTTATCCTCGGAGTTGTGTACTATGGCAGTAGGGAATGGCATAAGTGATGGGGAGTTTTGCATTGCAAATCGGGGCTCTCAAGTAGGACAAAGACTACACAATCAATTACCTGAGGAATGGGGTGGTTGTGAGCTTTtgtgaaaatgttttgtttgcaATATGAAATAAAGAAGAAACAAGGGAAAAGATTAAATGGTATTTTATGCAAAGTGTTTCTCTTTCTGTTTGCACAGGTGACTTTTcattttatattgacattctcCATAAATCCATGcctggtgtgtatatatatatatatataagagagagagactgacaggCAATGTGACATGGGTTTGGAGTTTTTGCTACTTAAGCAGTTTTAATAATTGGGCAAATGAACAGAAGCAAAGGGAAGAATGTTTCCTCTTTTTCTAGGTGGCTGCTCCTGTAGAagtttattttatctttaaaataaaGAGGGGGCTAGCCCAGTGGCTTAGTGGTAATGCTGTGCACCACCTTGCAGAAAGTTCCAAGATCGAACTGGGGATGCAGCATGCCAGTCAGCTGGGAAGTCTTTAAGGGCAACACCTAGTGCGGCTGGATTTGGAGCCTATGATACAGGGTTAGCCTATGATACAGGGTTAGTCATGGTTCTAACACAATACTTCTGTCAGTAGGGGCTAGTGGCAGAGTTTTAACCCCCTGATTTTGTACAGATTCTTAATTTCAGCCAAAGGGCCAAGAAGGGATGGTCCTTTATTTTAGACCTGGAATTTGATCTCAACCAGTTAATTTATTCTTCTCCTTTTTTGGCTTATTGTAGGTTCTGTAAGTTGATGGTTTCATGTTGCTaaagtgatttttttccccctcttgtcTGCTTTCTTTGCAGCCTCGCTGAAAGTTGAGATGCACAAGAGCTCAATACCTCATGGTACGTGTTGCCAACGCAGTGTGTTGGAGTTGGAGCAGGGAAGCTTAACCAGCCGCCTTAATCCTTCCTTCGTCCTCCACTTCCGACCACCCTCAGGATCTCCTGTGATCTCCAGCAGCCTCACAGGGGTGTTACCTGAAGTGCATgacaaaaaaaatctgtggacTCTGATTTATCTTTCCTTAAAAGTGCAATTATGTAAACAGGTAGCTGGGACCAGTATTTCACCTGCTGTTGTACAGTAGTTTTGGTAAATGGTATTCTGAGTTTTTAATGACATTACCAATAATCAGGCCTGATaaagattttatatttaaaaagggtacaGAAGACATGTAcagcaattatttttttaatgtctgcTTTTTTTATATACTCTTAATGGGGAAGAAGGGGAACAGGATGTTCCATTGTTTTTACTGAAGGAGAGCACTGTTTCCTCTCCCAGAGAAATTGATTCTGTTTTAAACTATCTCAGGATAAGGTCCCTGACAGGGTGGCCCTCATTCATTGGGTATAAAATGTTGACTGACACAGCCCGTTCCTCCTTTTGTCTGCATTAGGTAGTTTCATtcaatacaaattattaaaagggggaaaaattatttaaatgttttaaaagcaAGCTGCATCTGGCTTCTTCTGCTGATGGCTTGCATATATAAGAGATGGCTATAGGGAGGTCAGTATGTGAAGTCCAGCTGCCTATATGTACAAGGAAGGATGCCTTCCATCCAGCTATCTTTTGaaatgcaagatttttttttacctatagAGAGATGACTACACTGCCAGTTTAGAAtgtctaggaaaaaaaaaaatcctgattcAGTGTTCTGACACTTCCATTAAAAAAAGATTATATTTTGTAATGTTATATCCTTTATGATTGGTGTgaagggttttttggtttttttttaagtttaaaaaaaaatatattgaaggCGCTTTTCTGGATGCACTTGCTGTAGTTTAAGTGTACATATGCAGGGTTTTTGTATTTTACAAAGAGTATCCTATTTTATGTTAAATAGACTTTAtaaataaagaacatttttttctatttataaaaTGATTGTGTGTGGTTCATCTGAGGTAATCACTGGTAGCAAATGCAGTGCTGGATCTCTGCTCCTAGCAAGATTGTCACCCAATTCCAGAATCCCATAAATTCTCATACCTGCAAGAATTCACCTTCTGGCCTGCTCAGTGCTGAATGAGCCCTGACTCTCTCTTATCGCGGGGACCTTAGTCACTTCctgttgcactttttttttctgtaatttgtCTATTTACTATTTGCCTTATTGTTCTGTCCCTCTTATTTGCCTCCCTTTTAACCCAGTAGTCGATGTAATACGGTAGGATACTGGAATTTCTGCTTTGCCTCATTTTTCTATTCATTAATTTTTTTAGAACCTCTAGAGATGCAGGTAGCCCCAAAAAGTATGCAGAGTGATTTTTATTTTCCCATTCTGCAGAATTAAAGCTAAACTTACTGTATTCTAAAAGTCTGCTACTGATAGAAGGGgtgggggcaaaaaaaaaactggactaaATTAATGTTAATCTGGCCTAGTAGTTGTACGATTGACTGCTGCATAAAAACTTAATTTTTAAGTGCATATTTAAGCCCTAGCATCCATAGCTCCTAGAGAGTGTGGGTTGACAGCTAAACACTTCACAGCTGACAACGCATGGCATCTTGGAGGGACACTGCTGGCTTCTCTTAAGAAACTTGTCAGTCACTCAAGCAAACAAGAAGGCAGCAAATTCAGATCTGGatgaaggggggaggagagaagaaaaattaacttttatttttgtgtttggcGTTTTCCCCTCATTGAAATAGTTTTCAAACAGCACACATGAAAGGGATTTCCTTCAGTATTCTGGCTGTTTTATGTTAATGTGATTTAAAGAAACTAATGACCCTTACCTGTTGTAAGAAAGAAATATGTAAACATTTCATGGAGTGTAGTTTCATTTTTTGGTACAGAAATTTGTATATGGTTATGAATGTTGGGGCAGCTTTCAAAAGGTGTGACATCAGTGCACTCAGATCTCCCTGGGATTTCAAATAAACCGTGCTGAATAGACCTATTTTTCCTATAGAAAAGCAAATGGGATTAGTTGGGGCCTAtgcattaaaatttagtatacACAAATAGCAGGCAAGTTGAATTGGTCCTCCTGCCCAATTATTAGTTACTTCCAAAAGGCTACCAGGTGACCTCTCATGCTAGTTGCCAATGTACGGGGCAAAGTCTAACTTTATGACAGTGCGATGGGccaaccagataagttatcctgtTAACACTGAACAccctaattagccagataatgtatcTGGTTAAGTTGCCACCTCCCCAAAACACCCTTGCCCTgcctgccacttagccagctaacgaTTTAGGTGGATAGCTAGTTATCTAAGTGGTGGCTGTTGATATTCAGTtaccaccacttagccggataaggtctaactatctggctaagggcctcatttcctaaagtatcgcaggcctgcgatactttaggaaatgaggggtggggagccgaaacggggggcgggcctgcgctagccagcagcgattgcaccatcgcggtgcgatcgctgccggttttgtgcccaatagcgccaccaaaggaggtgtagctattgggagcagacgcgaaaagggccttaccttttcgtcgtccgtggcGGCTTTGCGGAGTTgtccccggtgacgccccgactcctcctcttccggggccgactccgcccccagttTGGTATCgtacgcgaaatgtcccttttcgcgtgcgatacatttgaaaataaggccctaagtggtGTTATATATTGCCCTTACTATATCCTCTGATTCACaattattcacatgtttatgaaccccttcaaaaaaatgttgcagcaTGGTGATGCAAGATTTactttgtgtaaatccatgctgactgttccCCATAAAGCcatatttttctatatgttctgtgattttgttctttagaatagtttctataatGTTTCCCTGCACTGAAGACTGATTTACAGGTCTATAGTTGCCCGGATCACCCcaaagccctttttaaagattggcattatattggccaccAACCAGTCCTgaggtacaatagacaattttaatgacagATTACAAATCTAGTAATAGATccctaatttcattttttagttcttttcagAATGCTAGGGTctaggcaatttgctactcttaggcctggattctctaaggtcgcatgCGGGCGGGGGACGGGCCTGTGAAAggcggcagccatcgcaccactgcggtgcgctggctgccagctttcgcaccgaataactacaccataaaaggtgtagttattcagcgc
Coding sequences within:
- the ASCL2 gene encoding achaete-scute homolog 2, translating into MPRMNSCALQVMPSPCKNYTLESCNPGALELVKMQMVHGTCTSAGSLQLGQCVPGVGGGCVVSAASGLKSKAPRRRSASPELLRCKRRLAFQGLGPLQPGTAAVARRNERERNRVKLVNMGFQTLRQHVPNGAASKKMSKVETLRSAVEYIRALQQLLDEHDAVSAAFQDGLLPSPDGGGGSSSGCCYSTSSPPPSFTSSSPGREGSSAPGSPHSAYSSDESGYEGALSSEERELLHFTSWFERY